In a genomic window of Jaculus jaculus isolate mJacJac1 chromosome 8, mJacJac1.mat.Y.cur, whole genome shotgun sequence:
- the C8H20orf96 gene encoding uncharacterized protein C20orf96 homolog isoform X4: MKSPRGLRKKEQLHMGKMQAKVRLMRSMLRNQRTSLQDLLNHESFLSKLNQELIKTIEDMEESTGRNARAMLQQQGVLGNVIDILEYSNKKRVQQLRSELQQWEEKEEYKINGLQRQVDQMNAEIHQAHEEVGFLSTYMDHEYPVRSVRIASHKRQLQQAKDSQQDELDNLYEMRRSVLEYISNSIHQKKKSILRALMVKTQQPHEEMLLMKTRGSQQVRRCMVWFRELIEELNKEIPVLADEVERLQTELWEPRQIAFEDVLLHRPRCNPDMPVILRIPVEEQLPF; encoded by the exons ATGAAGAGTCCACGGGGATTGAGAAAAAAGGAGCAGTTGCACATGGGGAAGATGCAGGCCAAAGTTCGACTGATGAGG TCCATGCTCCGGAACCAGCGGACCTCGCTCCAGGACCTCTTAAACCACGAGAGCTTCCTCAGCAAGCTCAACCAGGAGCTGATAAAGACCATCGAGGACATGGAGGAGAGCACGGGTCGGAACGCGCGCGCGATGCTGCAGCAGCAGGGCGTCCTCGGG AATGTCATCGACATCTTGGAGTATTCAAACAAGAAGAGGGTGCAGCAGTTGAGGTCTGAGCTCCAGCagtgggaagaaaaggaggaatacAAGATAAATG GCCTGCAGCGACAGGTGGACCAGATGAATGCTGAGATCCACCAGGCGCACGAGGAGGTGGGCTTCCTGAGCACGTACATGGATCATGAGTACCCCGTCAGGTCGGTCCGGATTGCCAGCCATAAGCGCCAGTTGCAGCAGGCCAAGGACAGCCAGCAG GATGAGTTGGATAACCTTTATGAGATGCGCAGATCAGTCCTGGAGTACATCTCCAACAGTATTCACCAGAAGAAGAAAAGCATTCTGAGGGCTCTGATGGTG AAAACCCAACAACCTCACGAGGAGATGCTCCTGATGAAGACCCGGGGCAGCCAGCAAGTGCGGAGGTGCATGGTCTGGTTCAGAGAG CTTATTGAGGAACTGAACAAGGAAATACCCGTGTTAGCGGATGAGGTGGAAAGACTGCAGACTGAGCTCTGGGAACCCCGGCAGATTGCTTTTGAAGATGTCCTACTGCATAGACCCAG GTGCAACCCAGACATGCCTGTCATCCTGAGAATACCCGTGGAAGAGCAGCTCCCTTTCTAG
- the C8H20orf96 gene encoding uncharacterized protein C20orf96 homolog isoform X2: protein MKPSILPPLHQGTGHNKSKVKILSRIQSGIQNQATTAMKSPRGLRKKEQLHMGKMQAKVRLMRSMLRNQRTSLQDLLNHESFLSKLNQELIKTIEDMEESTGRNARAMLQQQGVLGNVIDILEYSNKKRVQQLRSELQQWEEKEEYKINGLQRQVDQMNAEIHQAHEEVGFLSTYMDHEYPVRSVRIASHKRQLQQAKDSQQDELDNLYEMRRSVLEYISNSIHQKKKSILRALMVKTQQPHEEMLLMKTRGSQQVRRCMVWFRELIEELNKEIPVLADEVERLQTELWEPRQIAFEDVLLHRPRCNPDMPVILRIPVEEQLPF, encoded by the exons GGATACAGAACCAGGCCACTACAGCGATGAAGAGTCCACGGGGATTGAGAAAAAAGGAGCAGTTGCACATGGGGAAGATGCAGGCCAAAGTTCGACTGATGAGG TCCATGCTCCGGAACCAGCGGACCTCGCTCCAGGACCTCTTAAACCACGAGAGCTTCCTCAGCAAGCTCAACCAGGAGCTGATAAAGACCATCGAGGACATGGAGGAGAGCACGGGTCGGAACGCGCGCGCGATGCTGCAGCAGCAGGGCGTCCTCGGG AATGTCATCGACATCTTGGAGTATTCAAACAAGAAGAGGGTGCAGCAGTTGAGGTCTGAGCTCCAGCagtgggaagaaaaggaggaatacAAGATAAATG GCCTGCAGCGACAGGTGGACCAGATGAATGCTGAGATCCACCAGGCGCACGAGGAGGTGGGCTTCCTGAGCACGTACATGGATCATGAGTACCCCGTCAGGTCGGTCCGGATTGCCAGCCATAAGCGCCAGTTGCAGCAGGCCAAGGACAGCCAGCAG GATGAGTTGGATAACCTTTATGAGATGCGCAGATCAGTCCTGGAGTACATCTCCAACAGTATTCACCAGAAGAAGAAAAGCATTCTGAGGGCTCTGATGGTG AAAACCCAACAACCTCACGAGGAGATGCTCCTGATGAAGACCCGGGGCAGCCAGCAAGTGCGGAGGTGCATGGTCTGGTTCAGAGAG CTTATTGAGGAACTGAACAAGGAAATACCCGTGTTAGCGGATGAGGTGGAAAGACTGCAGACTGAGCTCTGGGAACCCCGGCAGATTGCTTTTGAAGATGTCCTACTGCATAGACCCAG GTGCAACCCAGACATGCCTGTCATCCTGAGAATACCCGTGGAAGAGCAGCTCCCTTTCTAG